A portion of the Deltaproteobacteria bacterium genome contains these proteins:
- a CDS encoding aldo/keto reductase encodes MQYRMLGSTGLRVSEIGFGCGNVGGLMVRESHDEQLDAVRHALDLGINYFDTARAYGEGKSETHLGRVLEEVGEDVVLSTKIRLEADALDDIAAAAAFEVEQGLARLGRPSVDLIQLHTRLAMKREDGRFAMTPGEVLGPGGVIEAFKRLRDQGRVGFFGFTGLGEVEAIHALVDSGEFHSFQAYYNLLNPSAGQPVPEGFSALDYGRVIDRAAARGMGVVVIRVLAAGVLSPTPESGGGTSREPLSAGSDYERDVARAHKLGFLQDHRLESLPQAAMRFALMKPEVSTVLVGFSNNAQIDEAVACSGAGPLPDAAMAGLREMWDSDFGDRS; translated from the coding sequence ATGCAATATCGGATGTTGGGTAGCACGGGACTTCGCGTTTCCGAGATCGGATTCGGCTGCGGCAACGTCGGCGGGTTGATGGTGCGGGAAAGCCACGACGAACAACTCGACGCGGTTCGCCATGCGCTGGACCTGGGCATCAACTATTTCGACACCGCCAGGGCCTACGGAGAGGGGAAGTCGGAGACCCACCTCGGGCGTGTGCTGGAAGAGGTCGGCGAAGACGTGGTGCTTTCGACCAAGATCCGCCTCGAAGCGGATGCCCTGGACGACATCGCCGCCGCCGCCGCGTTCGAGGTCGAGCAAGGGCTCGCGCGTCTGGGGCGCCCCTCGGTGGACCTGATCCAGCTCCACACCCGCTTGGCCATGAAGCGCGAAGACGGGCGTTTCGCCATGACCCCCGGCGAGGTGTTGGGGCCGGGTGGCGTCATCGAGGCGTTCAAGCGGCTGCGCGACCAGGGCCGCGTGGGCTTCTTCGGATTCACCGGCCTGGGCGAGGTCGAGGCCATCCACGCACTGGTGGACAGCGGCGAGTTCCATTCCTTCCAGGCCTACTACAACCTGCTCAATCCCAGCGCCGGCCAGCCCGTGCCCGAAGGCTTCAGCGCCCTGGACTACGGACGCGTCATCGACCGGGCCGCCGCCCGGGGCATGGGCGTCGTCGTCATCCGGGTGCTGGCCGCCGGCGTGCTGAGCCCGACGCCCGAGTCGGGAGGCGGCACCAGCCGCGAGCCCCTTTCCGCCGGCTCCGACTACGAGCGCGACGTCGCCCGCGCCCACAAGCTCGGCTTTCTCCAGGACCACCGACTGGAATCCCTGCCGCAAGCCGCCATGCGCTTCGCGCTCATGAAGCCCGAGGTGAGCACGGTGCTGGTAGGGTTCTCCAACAACGCGCAGATCGACGAGGCCGTCGCCTGTTCGGGCGCCGGCCCCCTGCCCGACGCCGCCATGGCCGGTTTGCGCGAGATGTGGGACAGCGACTTCGGCGACCGTTCATGA
- a CDS encoding cysteine hydrolase yields MIEFEGRTIPMTLAEVAAPRRAVLLVWDMQNDQAGSSFNKDELLRATPPLVAAAKGGGVPVVYAFATPYAWRDEAPAMIRRAMKDQGVDHPGELAPRRTRDSFGWRLIEPFQPDEDDIRIEKRRPTIFLGTEFEQLLGNWNRDAVVVVGCRTDSGVEGSVRDGFYRGLSMIVARDCVGTNRENAHHEALKRMERFADVVDAAELIAIWSAGAGAAS; encoded by the coding sequence ATGATCGAATTCGAAGGCAGAACCATTCCCATGACCCTGGCCGAGGTCGCGGCTCCGCGAAGGGCCGTCCTGCTGGTCTGGGACATGCAGAACGACCAGGCCGGCAGCTCGTTCAACAAGGACGAGCTCCTGCGCGCCACCCCGCCGCTCGTCGCCGCGGCCAAGGGCGGCGGCGTGCCCGTGGTCTACGCCTTCGCCACGCCCTACGCGTGGCGCGACGAGGCGCCCGCCATGATCCGCCGCGCCATGAAGGACCAGGGCGTCGACCATCCGGGCGAGCTTGCGCCGCGGCGCACCCGCGACAGCTTCGGCTGGCGACTCATCGAGCCCTTCCAGCCCGACGAGGATGACATCCGCATCGAGAAGCGCCGCCCCACCATCTTCCTCGGCACCGAGTTCGAGCAGTTGCTGGGCAACTGGAACCGGGACGCGGTCGTCGTCGTCGGCTGCCGCACCGATTCGGGCGTGGAAGGCAGCGTCCGCGACGGGTTCTACCGCGGCCTGTCCATGATCGTGGCGCGCGACTGCGTGGGTACGAACCGCGAGAACGCGCATCACGAAGCACTGAAACGCATGGAGCGCTTCGCCGACGTGGTGGATGCCGCGGAACTGATCGCAATATGGAGCGCGGGCGCCGGCGCCGCAAGTTGA
- a CDS encoding amidohydrolase family protein, producing MNGFIDADTHVIESEAIWELMDKDVYDRRPILLKAPGDTEYQTSNAFWLIDGQIFPKSVGKGSARLSTPAEQERQWTRQDIDLGVRQLTDPAARVRSLDKRGAEAEVIYSTLWGVYLTDDVDLDVALCRAYNTWMGQVWAQGDNRLRWTAVFPLTSIEESIKQLHYAKEHGAVGVNMRGIEGDRSLAEPYFYPLYEEASRLDFPICIHIGAGSPAITSVFDVRVSHTLPHLRMLPLIAFRDLVANRIPEKFPGLRFGFVEAGASWVPYLLHQLRRTTRGQNIPIGPALFEECRMWVVCEVDEDLPMLLNYIHEDHIMIGSDYGHLDQSFEDNVAAKLRARGDLPARVVEKILGDNARAFYGM from the coding sequence ATGAACGGTTTCATCGATGCGGATACCCACGTCATCGAATCGGAAGCGATCTGGGAGCTCATGGACAAGGACGTCTACGACCGCCGGCCGATCCTTCTCAAAGCGCCAGGCGACACCGAGTACCAGACTTCCAATGCCTTCTGGCTCATCGACGGACAGATCTTCCCCAAGTCCGTGGGCAAGGGCAGCGCCCGGCTCAGCACGCCGGCCGAGCAGGAACGCCAGTGGACGCGCCAGGACATCGACCTGGGCGTGCGCCAGTTGACCGACCCGGCGGCGCGGGTACGGTCGCTGGACAAGCGCGGCGCCGAGGCCGAAGTCATCTACTCCACCCTCTGGGGCGTGTATCTCACCGATGACGTGGACTTGGACGTGGCGCTGTGCCGCGCCTACAACACCTGGATGGGGCAGGTGTGGGCTCAGGGCGACAACCGCCTGCGCTGGACCGCGGTCTTCCCGCTGACCTCCATCGAGGAGTCCATCAAGCAGTTACACTACGCCAAGGAGCACGGCGCCGTGGGCGTGAACATGCGCGGCATCGAAGGGGACCGTTCCCTGGCCGAGCCCTACTTCTACCCGCTCTACGAGGAAGCGAGCCGCCTGGACTTCCCCATCTGCATCCACATCGGCGCGGGCTCGCCGGCCATCACCAGCGTGTTCGACGTGCGCGTGAGCCACACGTTGCCGCACCTGCGCATGCTCCCGCTCATCGCCTTCCGCGACCTGGTGGCCAACCGCATCCCGGAGAAGTTCCCCGGCCTGCGCTTCGGCTTCGTCGAGGCCGGAGCCTCCTGGGTGCCCTACCTGCTGCACCAGCTCCGGCGGACGACCCGGGGACAGAACATCCCCATCGGCCCGGCGCTGTTCGAGGAGTGCCGCATGTGGGTGGTGTGCGAGGTGGACGAGGACCTGCCGATGCTGCTCAACTACATCCACGAGGACCACATCATGATCGGCTCCGATTACGGCCACCTCGACCAGTCCTTCGAGGACAACGTCGCCGCCAAACTGCGCGCCCGCGGTGACCTCCCCGCGCGGGTGGTGGAGAAGATCCTGGGCGACAACGCCCGGGCGTTCTACGGGATGTAG
- a CDS encoding DUF1232 domain-containing protein, whose protein sequence is MIRLSSLAYLLRLGPRRLLGLVQHLPSFLRLFWRLFKDRRVGFKAKLLALGVVGYLIMPADLVPDLLPALGHFDDILLLFLGSKGFIALCPREVVQEHVQRIGQGR, encoded by the coding sequence ATGATTCGACTGAGCTCCCTCGCTTACCTCCTGCGCCTCGGGCCGCGCCGGCTGTTGGGGTTGGTGCAGCACTTGCCCAGCTTCCTGCGCCTCTTCTGGCGGCTCTTCAAGGATCGGCGGGTCGGATTCAAGGCCAAGCTGCTGGCCTTGGGCGTGGTCGGCTACCTGATCATGCCGGCCGATCTCGTCCCCGACCTCTTGCCCGCCCTGGGGCACTTCGACGACATCCTGCTGCTGTTCCTGGGATCCAAGGGGTTCATCGCCCTGTGCCCGCGCGAGGTGGTGCAGGAACACGTGCAACGTATCGGCCAGGGGCGCTGA